A stretch of Prunus dulcis chromosome 6, ALMONDv2, whole genome shotgun sequence DNA encodes these proteins:
- the LOC117631758 gene encoding peptidyl-prolyl cis-trans isomerase CYP71 translates to MGKTENGKTLATDVEEPQNGKHVATDAVEPQSGNATSAVAESEEEPLVGPGPAPRSRPKRPLQFEHAYLDALPSAQMYEKSYMHRDVVTHVAVSSAEFVVTGSVDGHLKFWKKKAIGIEFAKHFRSHLGPIEGLAVSVDGLLCCTISNDHSVKIYDVVNYDMMVMIRTRFVPGAVDWVYKQGDVKARLAISDRNSSFVHIFDARAGTNEPIISREIHLGPVKVMRYNPVFDTVISADQQGIIEYWSPATLEFPEDGVKFRVKSDTSLFEFLKCKTTVSSIEVSPDGKQFSITSPDRRIRVFWFSTGKLRRVYDESLEVAQDLQRSDVPLYQLEAIDFGRRMAVEKEIEKTESAPQPNAVFDESSNFLIYATLLGIKVVNLHTNKVARILGKVENNDRFLRIALYQGDRSSKKVRKIPAAAANVNESKEPLTDPTLICCAFKKHRIYLFSQREPEEPEDATKGRDIFNEKPPADELLAASDIGKSVTTSLPDNVILHTTMGDIHMKLYPEECPKTVENFTTHCRNGYYDNLIFHRVIKGFMIQTGDPLGDGTGGQSIWGREFEDEFHKSLRHDRPFTVSMANAGENTNGSQFFITTVATPWLDNKHTVFGRVIKGMDVVQAIEKVKTDRGDRPQVDVKILNVTVPKS, encoded by the exons ATGGGGAAAACTGAGAACGGAAAAACCCTAGCAACAGACGTAGAGGAACCCCAGAACGGAAAGCACGTTGCAACAGACGCGGTGGAGCCTCAGAGCGGCAACGCAACCTCTGCCGTGGCGGAGAGCGAGGAGGAGCCCCTGGTGGGCCCGGGACCAGCCCCTCGCTCTCGGCCCAAGCGGCCTCTCCAGTTCGAGCATGCCTACCTCGACGCCCTTCCCTCTGCTCAAAT GTATGAGAAAAGTTATATGCACCGTGACGTGGTTACACATGTTGCTGTGTCTTCGGCGGAATTTGTTGTAACTGGAAGTGTTGATG GACATTTGAAGTTTTGGAAGAAAAAGGCTATTGGCATTGAGTTTGCAAAGCATTTTAGGTCCCACCTGGGTCCAATTGAAGGCCTAGCT GTTAGCGTTGATGGTTTGCTTTGCTGTACAATTTCAAATGACCACTCTGTGAAGATATATGATGTAGTCAATTATGATATGATGGTCATGATTCGAACACGTTTTGTTCCTGGTGCTGTTGACTGGGTCTACAAACAAGGGGATGTCAAAGCCAGGCTTGCCATCAGTGATAGAAACTCATCATTTGTACACATTTTTGATGCACGAGCTGGTACAAATGAACCTATAATCTCTAGAGAG ATACACTTGGGCCCAGTGAAAGTAATGAGGTATAATCCTGTATTTGATACAGTGATTTCAGCTGATCAACAGGGAATAATTGAGTATTGGAGTCCTGCTACGCTTGAGTTTCCAGAGGATGG GGTGAAGTTTAGAGTGAAAAGTGACACCAGTCTTTTCGAATTCTTGAAATGCAAAACTACTGTTTCTTCTATTGAG GTTAGCCCAGATGGTAAGCAGTTTTCAATTACATCCCCTGATCGCAGGATACGTGTATTTTGGTTTAGCACGGGTAAATTGCGACGAGTCTATGATGAATCTCTTGAG GTGGCCCAAGATCTCCAAAGAAGTGATGTACCTTTGTACCAACTGGAAGCTATTGACTTTGGGCGAAGAATGGCTGTTGAGAAGGAAATTGAGAAAACAGAATCTGCCCCACAGCCAAATGCAGTTTTTGATGAAAGctcaaattttctcatatatgCGACTCTCCTTGGGATAAAA GTGGTAAATTTACACACTAATAAAGTTGCCCGAATTCTTGGAAAAGTGGAAAATAATGATAGGTTTTTGAGAATTGCCTTATATCAAGGTGACAGAAGCAGTAAAAAAGTTAGAAAAATTCCCGCAGCTGCAGCAAATGTGAATGAAAGCAAAGAGCCTTTGACGGATCCCACTCTCATATGTTGTGCTTTCAAGAAACATAGAATCTATCTGTTCAG TCAGAGAGAACCAGAGGAGCCTGAAGATGCAACTAAGGGAAGAGATATATTCAATGAAAAGCCTCCTGCCGATGAACTCTTGGCTGCATCAGATATTGGCAAATCAGTCACAACATCTCTTCCTGACAATGTG ATTTTGCATACTACGATGGGTGACATACACATGAAATTGTATCCAGAGGAATGCCCTAAAACTGTGGAGAACTTCACAACACACTGCCGGAATGGCTATTATGATAACCTCATATTTCATCGAGTGATCAAAGGTTTCATGATACAAACAGGAGATCCTTTAGGAGATGGTACTGGTGGGCAATCTATTTGGGGAAGGGAGTTTGAAGACGAGTTTCACAAAAG TTTACGACATGACAGGCCTTTCACCGTATCGATGGCAAATGCGGGCGAGAACACAAATGGATCACAATTTTTTATCACCACGGTGGCTACTCCTTGGCTTGACAACAAGCACACAGTTTTTGGCAGAGTTATCAAGGGAATGGATGTCGTACAG GCTATAGAGAAAGTGAAGACAGACAGGGGAGACAGGCCCCAAGTAGATGTGAAAATTCTAAATGTTACTGTCCCTAAGTCTTAA
- the LOC117631759 gene encoding histidine-containing phosphotransfer protein 2-like has protein sequence MSGTRLEQQLKNFIRSLREQGILDHRFNQMKELENATPGLVMEVITLVLRDGDAGIEELTRNLRQRDINYPKVADLAHKLKGIGSSVGGCRVSAACVELRQASNAKNKQRCLADFDAVKREYLVLRESLNHILQMERTINADEPKRRRE, from the exons ATGTCTGGGACAAGACTGGAGCAGCAGCTCAAGAACTTCATCCGCTCCTTGCGTGAGCAG GGCATTTTGGACCACCGCTTTAATCAAATGAAAGAGTTAGAAAATGCAACTCCTGGTCTGGTTATGGAAGTGATTACCCTGGTCCTTCGCGATGGTGACGCTGGCATAGAAGAACTCACAAGAAATCT GAGACAACGTGATATCAACTATCCTAAGGTGGCAGATCTTGCCCACAAGCTCAAGGGAATTGGCTCCAG TGTTGGAGGTTGCCGGGTTTCTGCTGCTTGTGTTGAGCTCCGACAAGCAAGTAATgcgaaaaacaaacaaag GTGCCTTGCGGACTTCGACGCAGTCAAACGTGAATATCTTGTCTTGCGGGAAAGTTTGAATCACATTCTTCAG ATGGAACGTACAATCAATGCTGATGAGCCCAAAAGGCGACGTGAGTAA